A part of Verrucomicrobiota bacterium genomic DNA contains:
- a CDS encoding protein kinase produces the protein MSTEYSSGVKFKEGDKIKGYQIVKAFDPGGFAFAGKARAPTGRSVFFKKYKRPGGSSPWLTGFIAYQTELKRRIQADPAAKALCYEFIEFFEMNKPGGTVPLRAFYQVFEWVEGGKDLSKVLEEIKTNPASYDWNQRVIFARVMMAGINAIHKAGVIHTDIKPENFYLLPEPAIAAKYKLRVIDMDFSLLDGKQAPWHGHEGYVGTPGYLSPEHLAGKVPLKASDVFTLGLIIGQVLGGGHPAAPALDTYEDQVNNGRLKPVTVQKTIENVADLDFLNHVINGCLRQEANKRPTAEQVLMALNGRLAEWDGKRPNTATPAIIPSIPRPTSAPTVKPTPKPPVPVPAVSPMPPPSAPAPVLPPRPSPPAPTPATSSPAASAGVELIGPAGQKLKANIPTKFGRDAFKAWGEDYQKFISPEQFRLYKDASGQWLLEHCTEAKNATNANGCLVAAPVSVQPGMIITLGKTGKCPITLNLG, from the coding sequence ATGTCCACAGAATATAGCAGTGGCGTTAAATTCAAAGAGGGCGATAAAATAAAAGGGTATCAAATCGTCAAAGCCTTCGATCCGGGAGGGTTTGCCTTTGCCGGAAAAGCCAGGGCGCCAACCGGACGTTCGGTGTTCTTCAAAAAATATAAACGTCCAGGGGGATCCTCGCCTTGGTTAACGGGTTTTATCGCCTACCAGACTGAGCTTAAGCGTCGAATTCAAGCCGATCCAGCCGCAAAGGCACTTTGCTACGAGTTCATTGAGTTCTTCGAGATGAACAAGCCGGGTGGGACAGTTCCTCTGCGGGCCTTCTATCAGGTCTTTGAATGGGTGGAAGGTGGAAAAGACCTCAGCAAAGTTCTGGAGGAAATCAAAACCAATCCTGCCAGTTACGATTGGAACCAGCGCGTGATCTTCGCACGGGTCATGATGGCTGGCATCAATGCCATCCACAAAGCAGGGGTCATCCATACGGACATCAAACCCGAAAACTTCTACCTCCTGCCGGAGCCAGCTATTGCCGCCAAATACAAACTTCGGGTCATTGATATGGATTTCTCGCTGTTGGACGGCAAGCAAGCGCCTTGGCATGGACATGAGGGTTATGTTGGGACACCCGGGTACCTTTCCCCCGAGCATCTCGCGGGAAAGGTTCCACTTAAGGCGTCCGACGTTTTCACACTCGGCCTGATAATCGGCCAAGTGCTGGGGGGAGGACATCCAGCCGCACCGGCACTCGATACCTATGAGGATCAGGTGAACAATGGCCGGCTGAAACCAGTCACTGTCCAAAAAACGATTGAGAATGTTGCCGACTTGGATTTCCTGAACCATGTAATCAACGGCTGTTTACGCCAAGAGGCGAACAAACGGCCCACGGCGGAGCAAGTGCTTATGGCGTTGAATGGTCGGCTCGCGGAATGGGATGGCAAGCGGCCAAACACTGCCACCCCAGCGATTATTCCTTCGATTCCGCGTCCAACATCCGCACCAACTGTCAAGCCCACGCCGAAACCACCGGTTCCAGTACCGGCGGTGTCACCGATGCCGCCGCCATCAGCTCCAGCGCCGGTGTTGCCACCTCGTCCCTCCCCACCAGCGCCTACACCCGCAACTTCATCCCCGGCAGCATCCGCTGGCGTCGAATTGATTGGCCCTGCTGGCCAGAAACTCAAGGCGAACATTCCAACAAAATTCGGGCGTGATGCGTTTAAAGCCTGGGGCGAGGATTATCAAAAATTCATCAGTCCGGAACAGTTTCGGCTGTACAAGGACGCCTCTGGTCAATGGCTTTTGGAGCATTGTACCGAGGCAAAGAACGCTACCAACGCCAATGGCTGTTTAGTCGCTGCCCCAGTTTCGGTGCAACCAGGGATGATCATTACGCTGGGTAAGACTGGAAAGTGTCCAATAACGTTGAATTTGGGTTAA
- a CDS encoding tetratricopeptide repeat protein, producing the protein MPGQVAIKNAKPDALAVFTDRTEQQQVLRKVLGPAPGSVLGKSWLVTQFYGVGGVGKSTLCRRACEIAATEFKEDVVVAVTSFDDDRWREGSVFTEVCAELCRCLVERKVMPQLTVGILMLHGQQTGRNGDPAGGLDAGWARAFVAMDRGVNAANIPGLSLVVDGLKWWREHSHRQTLQERLKSLGLWPEEQYGKLNIPDLEKKLSQALYYDVIDWLKDNPKFHLRLILDGFERLQSRERREDSQKRIQEFIGYFAGTLEPEACGRFRALLFGREKLRWDELYQDPGWNDYWTQHLLGGLAEKDAKDFLGKTQTWLRSHGQGPLADALARNEREILDASDENVHGQRVFYPFYLNLAVELVERARQQGNDPDLGRAPAELQDRFFRYLDKRELRALKILALSEVFDESLYDWLAKERLIDYPVHSFHTDLRQEHSYFQQVEGRPGDWRFHRLFEDALHAHWQSNEAERVEGRQVITSLLDYYGTPLKQKPERDWTEAVAESWRRGMEIIVTQGPELGLLQLEEWKTLLRAEPWSIEHFCDLEMRENFTRRILNESKRILGNKHPFTLNVIGTLAWLLNENAKYDEAEEQFRQHLEGWEQLVGPDHQVTLNCASHLGLFLHYKKADYNGAEPLLCRVVLGRKKLLGLEHLDTLDSIKNLASLLRDKADYAGAVALYQQVIESQEKTLGSEHPETRKSCRDLGLTYKMMGDCKKAEALYRRAGKTMQDIWQRDLEDAEKTLGPYHPSALYSAHLLGLFLYGNGDNEGAGRLLRRALVGFEKTLGPEHPSTLGVAQSVGVLLHTMGDNEAAEVLLRRSLAGFDKILGFEHPDSLRSVEHLASLLEDKTDYNGAEVLRRRALADSDKAFGPEHPDTLNRVTNLAHVLSDKGDYEGAEALFRRALAGYERVLGHEHPDTLYGCCFLGKLLSVNCDYTGAEYLYRQALLGREKTLGPEDPVTLKTVICLGIVLHNQGNHDAAEPLYRRALVSYEKLLGPEHSDTLACVDGLAYVLKAKGNFQSGLALLKRYSASEQGRTVLRYTTACLEALIGNMEGAKCLIAEEIAARPAAHEQALKDDDLKPIHDFIQKTLPT; encoded by the coding sequence ATGCCCGGTCAAGTTGCCATTAAAAACGCCAAACCCGATGCGCTCGCGGTATTTACCGACCGGACCGAGCAACAACAAGTGCTCCGGAAAGTCCTTGGTCCCGCACCCGGATCAGTGCTTGGCAAATCCTGGCTGGTCACCCAGTTTTACGGCGTGGGCGGGGTGGGCAAATCTACACTTTGTCGGCGGGCGTGTGAAATCGCGGCCACCGAGTTCAAGGAGGATGTGGTCGTGGCGGTCACCAGCTTTGATGACGACCGTTGGCGGGAAGGATCGGTTTTCACCGAAGTTTGCGCTGAATTATGCCGCTGCCTTGTGGAACGAAAGGTCATGCCACAGTTGACGGTGGGGATCTTAATGCTGCACGGCCAGCAGACTGGCCGGAATGGCGATCCGGCTGGCGGATTGGACGCGGGCTGGGCCAGGGCGTTTGTTGCCATGGACCGGGGCGTCAATGCGGCCAATATCCCCGGTTTGAGCCTGGTGGTGGATGGGCTCAAGTGGTGGCGTGAACACTCTCACCGGCAGACCTTGCAGGAGCGGCTCAAATCTCTCGGCCTCTGGCCGGAGGAACAATACGGCAAACTGAACATCCCTGACCTTGAAAAAAAACTCTCGCAGGCGCTGTATTATGATGTCATTGACTGGCTCAAGGATAATCCGAAGTTTCATTTGCGGCTGATTCTCGACGGTTTCGAGCGCTTGCAAAGCCGTGAACGGCGTGAAGACAGCCAAAAACGGATTCAGGAGTTTATCGGCTATTTTGCCGGCACCCTCGAACCCGAAGCTTGCGGGCGGTTCCGCGCGCTGCTGTTCGGACGCGAAAAACTGCGCTGGGACGAACTCTACCAGGACCCCGGCTGGAATGACTATTGGACCCAGCATTTGCTCGGCGGCTTGGCGGAAAAAGATGCCAAAGATTTTCTTGGGAAGACCCAGACCTGGTTGCGCTCGCACGGTCAGGGGCCGCTCGCGGATGCCCTGGCCCGCAATGAGAGAGAAATCCTCGACGCCTCGGACGAGAATGTGCATGGCCAGCGGGTTTTCTACCCGTTTTACCTGAATCTCGCCGTGGAACTGGTCGAGCGCGCCCGGCAGCAGGGCAACGATCCAGACCTTGGCCGCGCCCCGGCGGAACTGCAGGACCGGTTTTTCCGTTACTTGGATAAGCGTGAATTGCGGGCGCTAAAAATCCTCGCTCTATCAGAAGTGTTTGACGAATCGCTCTATGACTGGCTGGCCAAGGAGCGCTTGATAGATTATCCAGTCCACAGTTTTCACACCGACCTGCGCCAGGAACACTCCTATTTTCAGCAAGTGGAAGGCCGTCCCGGAGACTGGCGATTTCATCGGTTGTTCGAAGACGCATTGCACGCCCACTGGCAAAGCAACGAAGCAGAGCGGGTGGAGGGAAGGCAGGTGATAACCAGTCTTTTGGATTACTACGGCACTCCACTGAAACAAAAGCCCGAGCGTGACTGGACAGAAGCGGTCGCGGAATCATGGCGGCGTGGGATGGAAATTATTGTCACACAGGGGCCGGAACTGGGATTGCTACAGCTTGAAGAATGGAAAACCCTGTTGCGAGCAGAGCCGTGGTCGATTGAGCACTTCTGCGATTTGGAGATGCGGGAGAATTTCACACGAAGAATCCTCAACGAGAGCAAGCGCATTCTTGGCAATAAGCACCCGTTTACCTTGAATGTCATAGGTACTCTTGCATGGTTGCTCAATGAAAATGCTAAATACGATGAAGCGGAGGAACAGTTTCGGCAACACCTGGAGGGTTGGGAACAACTTGTTGGCCCCGATCATCAGGTAACACTTAATTGTGCGAGTCACCTTGGTTTATTTCTTCACTACAAAAAGGCCGATTACAATGGTGCAGAGCCATTGCTTTGTCGTGTTGTGCTAGGGCGCAAGAAACTTTTAGGCCTAGAACATCTGGACACCTTAGACAGTATCAAAAACCTTGCGTCACTGCTAAGAGACAAAGCAGACTATGCAGGGGCAGTAGCACTGTATCAGCAAGTTATTGAGAGCCAGGAGAAAACGCTTGGTTCAGAGCATCCGGAAACGCGCAAGAGCTGCCGCGATCTTGGGCTTACATATAAAATGATGGGAGATTGCAAGAAAGCAGAAGCGCTTTATCGGCGAGCTGGGAAAACCATGCAAGACATCTGGCAACGTGATTTGGAAGATGCAGAAAAAACTCTCGGGCCATACCATCCAAGCGCTCTTTACAGTGCACATCTACTTGGACTCTTTCTTTATGGAAATGGAGATAATGAGGGTGCTGGAAGGTTACTTCGCCGAGCTTTGGTCGGCTTCGAGAAAACCCTCGGCCCAGAGCATCCATCGACGCTTGGCGTTGCGCAGAGTGTTGGCGTTCTATTACACACAATGGGGGACAATGAAGCTGCCGAGGTGCTGCTTCGTCGATCTTTAGCTGGGTTCGACAAAATCCTTGGCTTTGAACATCCTGACAGTTTAAGGAGTGTCGAGCATCTCGCATCATTGCTTGAAGACAAAACTGATTACAACGGTGCCGAGGTGCTGCGCCGACGGGCACTAGCAGACTCGGATAAAGCCTTTGGTCCGGAGCATCCGGATACACTTAACAGAGTCACAAACCTGGCGCATGTGCTCAGTGATAAAGGCGACTACGAAGGTGCGGAAGCACTGTTTCGCCGAGCATTGGCCGGATACGAAAGAGTCCTTGGTCATGAGCACCCGGACACGCTCTATGGTTGTTGTTTCCTGGGAAAACTGCTATCTGTAAACTGCGACTACACAGGAGCAGAATATCTGTATCGCCAGGCTTTGTTGGGAAGAGAGAAGACTTTAGGGCCAGAGGATCCGGTCACACTCAAGACCGTCATCTGTCTGGGTATAGTGTTACACAATCAGGGAAACCATGATGCTGCCGAACCACTTTATCGGCGGGCTTTGGTAAGCTATGAGAAACTGCTTGGTCCTGAGCACTCGGACACGCTAGCGTGTGTTGATGGCTTGGCATACGTTTTGAAGGCAAAAGGTAACTTTCAAAGCGGATTGGCATTATTGAAAAGATATTCTGCTTCAGAACAAGGCCGAACGGTATTGCGTTATACCACCGCCTGCTTAGAAGCATTAATCGGCAATATGGAGGGAGCCAAGTGCTTGATTGCCGAGGAAATCGCCGCCAGGCCCGCCGCCCACGAGCAGGCTCTGAAAGACGACGACCTGAAACCCATTCATGATTTCATTCAAAAAACGCTACCAACTTAA
- a CDS encoding metallophosphoesterase family protein, whose translation MSNEMPKSAFLNELGVKIGQVIFGTDTQVDDLKHVPESNKMDVAIPASEVKKNQAELLAPPANAVPADYISATDALKRIRAGMAAIFQRAAAKVDSGEFPLIGWGLALPRVQKLDPEQAGKPWFFIGDIHGDFLAWHRLFERVRQEKDFRLCFLGDLVDRGPLDIECLAALLEAVEKHPNQILWILGNHDEGLRFNPKAEKRFSSSVEPAEFADYLNEAHAGIAPQQLEEWGRLFINICRRLPRAMLFPDGLLATHGGVPLQDRWETLKTLEAFHHERVLGDFTWTRATNYPTKQGWKYDPAKRATSSAFEFGYKDLEGFCKAVETVFPVKRVVRGHDHVENGFEVPDKYKSIPLLTLNGFGFNCLNSSVADYRPKLVLGVGVPGELPRVEEVSHLPEEHAGVYLLAIK comes from the coding sequence ATGAGCAACGAAATGCCAAAATCCGCGTTCCTCAACGAACTTGGAGTTAAAATTGGCCAGGTAATTTTCGGCACTGATACACAAGTGGATGATTTAAAACATGTTCCGGAATCAAATAAAATGGATGTTGCTATCCCTGCAAGCGAAGTTAAGAAAAATCAAGCTGAGCTCTTAGCACCTCCCGCCAACGCAGTCCCCGCTGACTACATTTCTGCTACCGATGCCCTAAAACGTATCCGGGCAGGAATGGCGGCTATCTTCCAACGCGCTGCTGCCAAGGTTGATTCTGGCGAATTCCCACTTATAGGCTGGGGATTAGCCCTCCCCCGAGTGCAAAAGCTGGATCCTGAACAGGCAGGTAAGCCATGGTTTTTTATCGGGGACATCCACGGAGATTTTCTTGCTTGGCATCGGTTGTTTGAGCGGGTGCGTCAAGAAAAGGATTTTCGCCTGTGTTTCCTGGGCGACCTTGTGGATCGCGGGCCACTGGATATTGAATGCCTTGCCGCTTTGTTGGAGGCAGTGGAAAAGCATCCCAACCAGATCCTTTGGATTCTTGGTAACCATGACGAGGGGTTGCGGTTCAACCCGAAAGCGGAGAAACGGTTTTCGTCCAGTGTAGAGCCTGCTGAGTTTGCGGATTATCTGAATGAAGCCCATGCAGGTATCGCACCCCAACAGTTGGAGGAATGGGGCAGGCTTTTCATCAACATTTGCCGGCGACTGCCAAGAGCGATGCTTTTCCCTGATGGGCTGCTGGCTACCCATGGCGGAGTGCCGCTTCAGGACCGATGGGAAACGCTCAAGACCTTGGAGGCGTTCCACCATGAAAGGGTCTTGGGTGATTTTACCTGGACGCGAGCGACAAACTATCCGACGAAACAAGGTTGGAAATATGATCCTGCCAAACGTGCAACTTCCTCGGCGTTTGAGTTCGGCTACAAAGACCTTGAAGGCTTCTGCAAGGCCGTCGAAACAGTGTTTCCGGTAAAACGGGTTGTGCGCGGGCATGACCATGTGGAGAACGGCTTTGAAGTGCCAGATAAATACAAGAGTATCCCTTTGCTGACCCTCAACGGTTTTGGATTCAACTGCCTTAACAGTTCCGTAGCCGACTATCGCCCCAAACTGGTGCTGGGCGTGGGCGTCCCTGGCGAATTGCCCCGGGTCGAAGAAGTTTCCCATCTTCCTGAAGAGCATGCGGGGGTCTATCTCCTTGCCATAAAATGA
- a CDS encoding PEP-utilizing enzyme: MSLQSHWPSVYRDLVQVGEIAEHHLRDVADIEFTIVNGVLFVDSVRPAFISFQASIRTRLQLLTEGIITPEEFLERTRCVEVAALLRPEITDKTNLTLLGTGVAGSGGAISGKVVFATTSPARLKASRFPKILVVDYYHHKVHEQVSRACAGVLELAGNFASHGALRCQADGTPCVAGWRNATFEVEERRLRIRGFEPVHEGDWLTIDGMTGEVYAGRARIETKPWQSHAELRSLWLIIESAVATGHVPTSCAGTVWQIWDFMRHGMPLPGWVTPPRRTKACRRWHTCSGEHAAIAARRKLNPIAETAQVNHGKIICGLVRTIERLVYSTGRGKRKSICRALWDPTHQLCLEKCSQLVGFEFTGINLRLHHLPEISDIRFLIECAVQSPSEAWTIALAPGFGLRVRLGTQRVQASRITVNGAELAHEDLPAFYTWLRRREYFWQDNC; this comes from the coding sequence ATGTCGCTCCAGTCACATTGGCCGTCGGTTTACCGGGACTTGGTGCAGGTGGGTGAAATCGCAGAACACCATCTGCGGGATGTGGCTGATATTGAGTTCACGATTGTGAACGGGGTGCTCTTTGTCGACAGTGTCAGACCGGCATTCATTTCGTTCCAGGCAAGTATCCGGACACGGCTACAATTATTGACGGAAGGGATCATCACGCCCGAGGAATTTTTAGAACGGACGCGATGTGTGGAAGTCGCCGCTCTTTTGCGCCCGGAGATCACTGATAAAACGAACCTGACGTTGCTCGGAACAGGTGTGGCCGGGAGCGGCGGGGCGATTTCTGGCAAAGTGGTGTTTGCGACCACTTCACCTGCAAGGTTGAAAGCGTCCCGATTTCCCAAAATTCTGGTCGTTGACTACTATCACCACAAAGTCCACGAGCAGGTTTCCCGGGCGTGCGCCGGGGTGCTGGAATTGGCCGGGAATTTTGCCAGCCACGGAGCGCTGCGTTGCCAAGCTGACGGCACACCCTGCGTTGCTGGTTGGCGAAACGCAACGTTCGAGGTGGAGGAACGGCGGTTGCGGATTCGAGGGTTTGAGCCAGTGCATGAAGGGGATTGGCTGACCATTGACGGCATGACTGGCGAAGTCTATGCAGGCCGGGCGAGGATCGAAACGAAGCCGTGGCAATCCCATGCTGAACTTCGCAGCCTGTGGTTGATTATTGAGAGCGCGGTGGCCACAGGACACGTTCCCACAAGTTGTGCTGGCACGGTGTGGCAAATTTGGGATTTTATGCGGCACGGTATGCCGCTGCCTGGATGGGTAACCCCACCACGCCGAACTAAAGCCTGCCGCCGGTGGCACACCTGCTCCGGCGAGCACGCTGCAATTGCCGCACGGCGCAAACTAAATCCGATAGCTGAAACAGCGCAGGTAAACCATGGCAAAATTATTTGCGGGCTGGTAAGGACCATCGAGCGGCTGGTTTATTCCACCGGACGCGGTAAACGGAAGTCCATCTGCCGGGCGCTCTGGGACCCCACGCACCAGCTTTGCCTGGAAAAATGCAGCCAATTGGTGGGATTTGAATTTACTGGAATCAATCTGCGCCTCCATCACTTGCCTGAAATTTCCGACATTCGTTTTTTGATCGAGTGCGCGGTGCAGTCTCCGTCTGAGGCTTGGACGATCGCTTTGGCGCCGGGCTTTGGGTTGCGCGTGCGCCTGGGGACGCAAAGGGTCCAAGCCAGCCGGATTACAGTGAATGGCGCGGAGTTGGCGCACGAAGATCTTCCAGCTTTTTACACCTGGTTGCGGCGGCGTGAATATTTCTGGCAAGATAACTGCTGA
- a CDS encoding VWA domain-containing protein, with the protein MKPQNVDLVLLVDSSESMRPCFNQLREHLKDLLYPLQQANFRVRCGVVAYAAAPGPAGPIYDHTFIGGSGPDMIQKLYRPQVSANDFFTSDPAVIARVLSGLEAQGNEDTLLALDIAADFPFGPPDSTRRVIAVFTDEPLEAGVSEAQPVAKIPELIQKLMSRRIQLFVSAPFSGALEQLGSLDRAEIEAVDGGDGLKSVDFKKLLAQMGKSISVSSMQMGAEPAWKKAIFGQDRWTANRAITDANRRVVLSVGESARLNTSRPITKINVRLQWTASVDLDLHAFCRTRGGQDEHVYFANDSESDISLDNDAGIGDRGGQNEENITITSLDGFEEILFATKIFTKGGSYADYDGRVAVQTNNGDDIVVPLTSRERADWCVITKITNGANGPSVTNVNRVTDDKPTVDRF; encoded by the coding sequence ATGAAACCACAAAATGTTGACCTCGTATTGCTGGTGGATTCCAGCGAGAGTATGCGTCCGTGCTTCAACCAATTGCGTGAGCACCTGAAAGACCTGCTCTACCCATTACAACAAGCGAACTTCAGAGTGCGCTGCGGTGTGGTGGCCTATGCCGCCGCGCCTGGTCCCGCTGGCCCGATCTACGACCATACGTTCATAGGCGGCAGTGGGCCTGATATGATTCAGAAGCTCTACAGGCCACAGGTCAGCGCCAACGACTTTTTCACCAGCGATCCTGCCGTGATAGCCAGGGTGTTGAGTGGTTTGGAAGCCCAAGGCAACGAAGACACCCTCCTCGCCTTGGACATTGCCGCAGATTTCCCGTTCGGCCCTCCGGATTCCACTCGTCGCGTAATTGCCGTTTTCACCGACGAACCACTGGAAGCAGGAGTGTCGGAGGCTCAGCCGGTGGCGAAAATTCCTGAACTAATCCAGAAGCTGATGTCGCGCCGTATCCAGTTGTTCGTCTCCGCCCCCTTCAGTGGGGCCTTGGAACAACTAGGTTCATTGGACCGTGCGGAAATCGAGGCGGTGGACGGTGGCGATGGATTGAAGTCGGTTGACTTCAAGAAACTGCTGGCGCAAATGGGCAAGAGCATCAGCGTTTCGTCAATGCAGATGGGAGCCGAGCCAGCGTGGAAAAAAGCTATCTTCGGGCAGGACCGCTGGACGGCCAATCGTGCCATTACAGACGCCAATCGGCGCGTGGTCCTGTCTGTGGGCGAATCGGCCCGGCTCAACACCTCGCGCCCCATCACCAAGATCAATGTACGTTTGCAGTGGACAGCATCCGTGGACTTGGATTTGCACGCGTTTTGCCGGACAAGGGGCGGGCAGGATGAGCATGTGTATTTCGCGAATGATTCTGAGTCTGACATTAGTTTGGATAACGATGCGGGTATAGGTGACAGGGGAGGGCAAAACGAAGAAAATATTACCATCACCTCCCTAGACGGTTTTGAGGAAATTCTCTTCGCCACCAAGATTTTCACCAAGGGCGGAAGTTATGCGGATTATGACGGGCGGGTGGCTGTTCAAACCAACAATGGCGATGACATCGTCGTGCCATTGACCTCGCGTGAGCGAGCAGACTGGTGTGTCATTACCAAGATCACCAATGGGGCAAACGGACCTTCGGTTACTAACGTAAACCGAGTGACCGATGACAAACCAACTGTCGATCGTTTCTGA
- a CDS encoding ribbon-helix-helix domain-containing protein: MKINGAYYHTGVTTISLKLPKHLLARLEKETQTRHTTKSALVRDCLERGLDTPVSAGESSCYDLARDLAGSIKGLPKDLAVNPKYLEGFGQ; the protein is encoded by the coding sequence GTGAAAATAAATGGAGCGTATTACCATACTGGAGTGACAACGATATCGCTCAAATTACCGAAGCACCTACTGGCACGGCTGGAGAAAGAAACACAGACGAGACATACCACCAAATCGGCGCTGGTTCGTGATTGCCTCGAACGCGGTTTAGACACGCCCGTCTCCGCTGGCGAGAGTTCATGCTACGATTTGGCGCGTGATCTCGCTGGATCAATCAAAGGTCTGCCTAAAGATTTGGCTGTTAATCCGAAATACCTGGAAGGCTTTGGCCAATGA
- a CDS encoding FHA domain-containing protein, translating into MPWKCPQCGNDNADSAVTCVFGCGYVKFPPGVVFVSDVTGKEIQARIPTTFGATALKTLGDSEIKYVSSEQFKLEKRIDQGGWAIINTSWATNPLFLNGSPIPPEGIILKHGDKLSIKDKFFRLTIRLIS; encoded by the coding sequence ATGCCTTGGAAATGCCCACAGTGCGGAAATGACAACGCCGATTCGGCAGTAACCTGCGTATTCGGCTGCGGTTATGTGAAGTTTCCACCCGGCGTGGTTTTTGTTTCCGACGTCACTGGCAAGGAAATCCAGGCGCGTATCCCCACGACCTTCGGCGCAACCGCCCTTAAAACACTGGGAGACTCCGAAATCAAATACGTATCCAGCGAGCAGTTCAAGTTGGAAAAGCGCATAGACCAGGGCGGTTGGGCTATCATAAATACTTCCTGGGCAACGAATCCACTTTTTCTAAACGGATCTCCTATCCCGCCCGAGGGAATCATCCTGAAACATGGCGATAAACTGTCCATCAAGGACAAGTTCTTTCGGCTAACCATTCGCTTGATCAGCTAA
- a CDS encoding helix-hairpin-helix domain-containing protein — protein sequence MSPFPEAALIEAGFLRQRCREPIEYYCPDCGTPISDSDATGPSSLVDLNSASLGELKGLPRVGDVLAVRITIHRPYKSVEDLRNIKGITELLFNKLQPLVTVRGKGESEAMLCPACMKPVVSPCLKCKLCKESLPVRTGSGERDCLSAEAYRRGDCAPSFAPEEPLWAFKKGESSPLEVAAESELRRQFASSELDGSALVRGAFQNDFINADACPEFRDVAKPRPEPEPIDPLWEFKKFSSSVTQTAKQSELIQQFLDGRLDAETLVRKSRRGRFVPAGQHTLFASIARPRAVPPPLPSAPRPTAAPPPTLAPIPLPEPTPAPPRAESFMWRPAAVGVGSFPVSCLVGVALDQIKFLGSKVDNMAATFISAALISFFFYCLVSGACGRSRMFVRAAVVGGLLWLAVGSPMVSLVIDPSMHSKVLVHIFPLNWCAGLPEDDWKTLLMGSILVMPFIAGFVGSSLAAFGARYPRTARSLLTLYLAAIITGFAIAILCWKTGFAVSGDHTPGLAQLRQRTIPAGHRQSIKTIAISPQGNTLLSASGDGTINLGIENWSREAFILLG from the coding sequence GTGTCACCGTTCCCAGAAGCAGCACTGATTGAAGCGGGGTTTCTCCGGCAGCGCTGTCGTGAGCCAATCGAGTATTATTGCCCGGATTGTGGTACTCCGATTTCGGATTCAGATGCCACTGGGCCTTCTTCTTTAGTGGATCTAAATTCAGCAAGTCTTGGGGAGCTTAAAGGCTTGCCTCGTGTTGGGGATGTGCTGGCGGTTCGAATTACCATTCATCGTCCTTACAAGTCCGTCGAGGATTTGAGAAATATCAAGGGCATTACAGAGTTGTTATTCAATAAATTGCAGCCACTGGTTACAGTGCGAGGCAAGGGTGAAAGCGAAGCAATGTTATGCCCGGCTTGCATGAAGCCTGTTGTTTCACCTTGCTTAAAATGTAAACTTTGCAAGGAATCCCTGCCTGTCCGAACTGGGAGTGGAGAGCGTGATTGCCTGTCGGCTGAGGCCTATCGGCGCGGCGATTGTGCCCCGTCTTTCGCGCCAGAGGAACCACTTTGGGCCTTCAAGAAGGGGGAATCAAGTCCGCTGGAAGTGGCAGCCGAATCGGAGTTGCGACGACAATTTGCATCGAGTGAATTGGACGGTTCTGCACTGGTTCGAGGAGCATTTCAGAACGATTTTATTAATGCGGATGCGTGTCCGGAATTTCGGGATGTTGCCAAACCACGTCCCGAGCCAGAACCCATTGATCCCTTATGGGAGTTCAAGAAATTCTCAAGCTCGGTGACGCAGACAGCCAAGCAAAGCGAATTGATTCAGCAGTTTTTGGATGGGCGTCTGGATGCGGAGACTTTGGTGCGGAAAAGTAGGCGAGGCAGATTCGTCCCGGCGGGCCAGCACACCCTGTTCGCCTCCATTGCGAGGCCAAGGGCGGTTCCGCCGCCTCTCCCTTCAGCGCCACGCCCGACAGCCGCCCCACCACCAACGCTAGCTCCGATCCCTTTGCCAGAACCCACTCCCGCACCGCCACGAGCAGAAAGCTTCATGTGGCGTCCTGCAGCTGTTGGCGTGGGCAGCTTCCCTGTGTCCTGCCTGGTCGGTGTGGCTTTGGACCAAATTAAATTTCTGGGATCTAAAGTGGACAACATGGCGGCGACTTTCATTTCTGCAGCACTTATTTCGTTCTTTTTCTATTGTTTGGTGAGCGGTGCCTGTGGAAGGTCTCGAATGTTTGTGCGGGCCGCTGTTGTGGGGGGGCTGTTGTGGCTAGCCGTTGGTAGCCCTATGGTTAGCCTGGTAATTGATCCAAGCATGCACTCAAAGGTCTTGGTTCATATCTTTCCTTTGAATTGGTGCGCTGGGCTGCCGGAGGATGACTGGAAAACCCTGCTGATGGGAAGCATACTGGTCATGCCGTTTATCGCGGGGTTTGTCGGAAGCAGCTTGGCGGCATTCGGTGCGCGTTATCCAAGGACTGCAAGGTCACTGTTAACACTTTACTTGGCTGCGATAATCACGGGCTTCGCAATTGCGATCCTGTGCTGGAAGACCGGTTTCGCCGTTTCAGGAGATCACACTCCTGGTTTGGCACAGTTGCGTCAGCGTACCATTCCTGCTGGGCATCGCCAGTCAATCAAGACAATCGCCATTAGTCCTCAAGGAAACACGCTTCTATCGGCTAGCGGAGACGGAACGATTAACCTTGGAATAGAAAATTGGAGCAGGGAGGCATTCATATTATTGGGATAA